The following nucleotide sequence is from Melioribacteraceae bacterium.
ACATCCAAATGGAAAGGAAAAAGTTTGGAGATATAGCCATGATAATATTGAAAATGAACCTGATAGATTTAAATGGGAAATAGTGAATGATAGAGTAGAAATTTATCGTAAAAAATATTTAAACGAAGAAGGATTACTACCTAGAACTTAGTGGGATAAGCCAGAATATTCAGCGAGAGATAACGGTACGAGAGATTTAGGAAATCAATTTAATAATTCAAAGATTTTTGATTTTCCTAAAGCGGTTGGAGCTGTTGTAGATTGTATGAAAGTTGCAAAAACTAAGCAAAATGATATTGTATTGGATTATTTTCCTGGATCTGGAACTACCTTTATGGCTACCCAGGAACTAAATCGAGAAGATAAAGGTTTTAGAAAAACTATTTTAATTGAACAAGGGGGTTATGTATATGAGCTAATCCTTCCCCGCATCAAAAAAATAGCATACACATTCGACTGGAAAGAGGGGAAACCGAAAAACGGAAGTATGAACGGATTGGGAGTTTTCCTTAAATACCAAAAACTTGAGCAGTACGAGGAATCATTAGAAAACATTTCATTCAACTTAAGTGAAGACGCACAGCAGAAAGCGCTTGAGTTTGAAGAGTACATTCCAAAGTACTTTTTAGAGTTTGAGACTAAAAACAGCCGTACGCTCGTCAACACCGAAGCGATGGAAAATCCTTGGGATTACAGATTAAAAGTATGGGACGGTTACACATACGATACACAAAAAGCCGTTGATTTGGTAGATACGTTTAATTACTTAATCGGTCTGCACGTTCAAAAATACATAACTAAAGATATTGACGGAAAGAGATATCAATTTGTTTACGGCAATAACAATTCAAACAAAAAGATACTTGTAGTTTGGCGCAGCATAAAAGAATGGCAGAAAGAAGATTATGAAAAAGACAGGGAAACACTTAAAGAAGAATTAAGAAATTACGAATATGATCTGCTTTATATAAACGGGCAGGCGCATTGGGAAGGTTATCAGCCCGTGGAGCAGGTGTTTAAGAGTAAGATGGTATCATAAACCGATGAATCGGTTGAATGTATGTGGGGCTGTATTATTAACCAACGGCTTAAGCCGTTGGTTAGCGAGAAGGTAAAGTTTACTTAGAACCGTTTTAACGGTTTCTAAATTGTTTATTGAACTCAACCCCCTAGCCCCCTTCTCTTGGTAAGAGAAGGGGGAATAAAGGGGGATGAGTTATATTCATAAAATAATTTTTATGAGTTTAAATAAAAAAAGAGAACTGACGGAAATTGCAAAGTTAATCTGTTGTGATCTAAGAAAAAATTCTA
It contains:
- a CDS encoding DNA methyltransferase; this translates as MKVAKTKQNDIVLDYFPGSGTTFMATQELNREDKGFRKTILIEQGGYVYELILPRIKKIAYTFDWKEGKPKNGSMNGLGVFLKYQKLEQYEESLENISFNLSEDAQQKALEFEEYIPKYFLEFETKNSRTLVNTEAMENPWDYRLKVWDGYTYDTQKAVDLVDTFNYLIGLHVQKYITKDIDGKRYQFVYGNNNSNKKILVVWRSIKEWQKEDYEKDRETLKEELRNYEYDLLYINGQAHWEGYQPVEQVFKSKMVS